GTAGAAAGAAAAATGGATGCTATAGATGGATTCGAGCTTATTGAAAAGATCCTGAAAGAGGGCAACAATTTCAACATGAGGGTTATTGTGACGACCATATCCGGCAGCAGGGGTGACAGTCAAAAATGTCAAGCGACAGGGGTTGACGCCTATCTAAGCTGGCCCTTTACATACAAAGATCTCTATAAAACAGTAGCTGAAGTAATCAAACTTGAAAGCTCGGATTCGAGCAGGGTATTAGGGGAGTTGATCACCAAATACTCTGTTTCAGAGATGCTGAGCAGAGCGTTTACTATTCTGGTCGTGGAGGATTACCCCACTAATCAGAAAGTGGTGATAACACACCTGAAGTCACTTGGTTGTACGGTTACTCTTGCAGAAAATGGTGAGCAGGCCGTAAAGGCCTATCTGGAAAACAACTTCGATCTTGTTTTCATGGATGTACAGATGCCAGTAATGGACGGTTTAACGGCCACTCGCACGATACGTGATCACGAAAAATCATCCCGCCGGGTACATGTGCCAATTATTGCCATGACAGCCAATGCAATGAAAGGAGACCGAGAAAAATGTATCGAAGCGGGAATGGATGACTACATCGCGAAGCCTCTCAAAAAAATTGCTATCGCGGATATGATTGATAGGTGGCTAAGTGCGGAACAGGATGTAACTGATTCGAAGCCGACGGCGACCGAAACAGCCAATGAACCTTCAACTGAGCCCCCACTTGATCTGGAAAGGGCTATTCAAGAGTTCGAAGGACAGCGAGAGGTGGTTATTGAGATAATCGATGAGTTCCTCCTGGATGTGAGAAAGCAGCTTGAGACAATGACCCAGGCTGTTGCCGAAGGCGACTTAGAAATCATTACCAGAGAGGCTCACTCGATAAAGGGAGGCGCCAGAAATATTACTGCCGAGCCGATGGCTACCGCTGCGGCAGTTCTTGAAGATGCTGGAAAATCAGGCGAAGTGGAAAACGTTGGCCGTGCCCTGGAAAAACTGGAAGAGGAAATAGATCGTTTTGCGTTATATTACCGAGACGCAGTACAGACGCTGAGAGCGTCATGATGGAAACGAAAAAAGTGCTTTATTCAACTGAACCTAAAATATCGAGTTGACTGGGAGCGAAAATAGTGCGGATCCTTATTGTCGAAGATGAAAAGATGAGCCAGAAGAAGATGCAGCTCATCATGGAGAATTTTGGTGAATGCGATATGGTGGCAGATGGTGCCAGTGCCATAGATCTATTTAATAAAGCGTGGCAGGCTCGTGCTCCGTACGACATTATAACTCTTGATATTACCCTGCATGAAATGAGTGGTGTTGATGTACTTGTGCAGATAAAGGATATCGAAGACACTATGAACATTCTTCCGGCCAAAAGGGCAAAGATTATCATGGTGACATCGCATAAAGACAAGGACAATATCACCACCTGTGTGACTGCAGGCTGCTCAGGCTACATTATTAAACCATTTACCAAAGAACCAATTGCCGCCTGTTTACGAAAGGTTTTCTTAAACTATGTCCAGGAAAACTTTCCAAAAACATACTAAGCCATTGTCCAGAAATCCACAACATCACTTGAGAATAATGAATATTTCTCAAAGGAAACGACCCACCATCATTAAAACTCCCATACCCACCAGCATCCACAGCATGATTTTAATGTAGGTTTCCCGCTGTATCTTACCGTAACAGAGTGAGCCGAGCCAGACTCCGACTACGGTAAAAATCACTGACCCCAAAAAAAGCTTAAGTATTGGTATCGTTGTTAAGCCGCTCAGGGCATGGCCTGTCACGGTGAGCACTCCTGTAATGAAGAAAAATACAGATAGTGTGACCTTGAAGACATCTTTATTCCAACCAGAGAGGGTGACGTAAATGACCGTTGGTGGTCCACCAGCGCTAAAGGCACTGCTTATCGCTCCGGTAAAAAAACCAGCTATGTAAGCCCAAAAGGGTGCTAATTTTTTCGGTTGTGGTCTACAGGTAAGGCTGTATAGGGCATAGGAAAAGATTAAAGCCCCCATCAATGATTGCAGAACACTGCTGTTAAAACGTTTGAGGAGATAGATACCAAGAACAATGCCGGGCAGACTGCCCAGCAGGAGGGGTTTGATTTTAGGCCATTCAAAATGCTGTCGCAGTTGAAATGAGAGATAGCCGGTGATGACAACGCCGTGCAGCAGGTAGAGAGGAACGGCGGTCTGGACGTCCATAAAAAGGGTTAACAGGGGCATGGCGACCAGAGCCGCTCCGAAACCGGAGACCCCTTGGGTGAAACCTGCAAGCAGTAACGTGGCGGCCAGCCACAGAAAATTTATATCCATAAATTACAGATAAAGACTGAGGCAATAATGCCGGCGGCATCGGCGCATAAGGCGGCGGGGAGTGCATGGCGTGTGCGGCGAATGCCTACAGCCCCGAAGTATACTGCCAGGACATAAAATGTTGTTTCGGTGGAGCCCTGCATGGTTGAAACAAGAAACGATAAAAATGAGTCCGGGCCATTGTTGACAATTTCACTCATGATGCCAAAGGCGCCACTGCCGGACAAAGGCCGCATAAGCGCCATCGACAGGGCTTCAGCAGGCATCCCGATATGCTCGGTGAAGGGGGCGAAAAGCTGGATAAGAATATCCATGGCCCCGCTTGCCCGAAACATGCCGATAGCCACAAAGATGGCGACCATAAAGGGGATTATTTTTACAGCGGTATTGAAGCCTTCTTTAGCTCCATCGGTTACGACTTCATAAAGTTTTACACCACGAAAATAGCCAAAAATCAAAAAGGTTGAAATCAACACCGGAATAAGCCAGTTGGATACGGTGTTAAAGGTGTCGGCCGAAAAGGAAAAGCCGTTGGGGCTATTGGCTATTCTATAGAAGATCGCCACCGTAAACGCGGCGATAAGCAGCCAGACAAACGTTTTTCCGGCCGTGCTGGGAGGATAGAGATCAGTCTTTTCAGGCTCAGGGGAGATACTCTCTTTGTCCTGCGTTACGGGCTCTAGAGTAGATGTTGTGCTGGACAAAGTAAGAGGCGAGTTTTTCGCCATTAGTTTTGCGGCAAGAATAGCGACCAGGGTGGAACAGGCTGTTGCAAAAATTGCAGGAATCAATATTGCCGATGGCGCGGAGGCATTTGCTGCAGCTCGAACGGTGATGACGCCTAATGGTAAAAGTGTGACACTCGAGGTGTTTATGGCCAGAAAAAGGCAC
This DNA window, taken from Desulfobulbaceae bacterium, encodes the following:
- a CDS encoding spore maturation protein; translated protein: MNQKPSAINIIWMAMILIATLTAAYTDKMPEVTKASFDSAKSAVTLAIGLIGPMALWLGIMKVAEAGGLMRIIARWLRPVMIRLFPDVPAEHPAMAAMIMNMAANTLGLGNAATPMGIKAMQELEKLSAEKGTATNAMCLFLAINTSSVTLLPLGVITVRAAANASAPSAILIPAIFATACSTLVAILAAKLMAKNSPLTLSSTTSTLEPVTQDKESISPEPEKTDLYPPSTAGKTFVWLLIAAFTVAIFYRIANSPNGFSFSADTFNTVSNWLIPVLISTFLIFGYFRGVKLYEVVTDGAKEGFNTAVKIIPFMVAIFVAIGMFRASGAMDILIQLFAPFTEHIGMPAEALSMALMRPLSGSGAFGIMSEIVNNGPDSFLSFLVSTMQGSTETTFYVLAVYFGAVGIRRTRHALPAALCADAAGIIASVFICNLWI
- a CDS encoding response regulator, whose translation is MRILIVEDEKMSQKKMQLIMENFGECDMVADGASAIDLFNKAWQARAPYDIITLDITLHEMSGVDVLVQIKDIEDTMNILPAKRAKIIMVTSHKDKDNITTCVTAGCSGYIIKPFTKEPIAACLRKVFLNYVQENFPKTY
- a CDS encoding sulfite exporter TauE/SafE family protein; translated protein: MDINFLWLAATLLLAGFTQGVSGFGAALVAMPLLTLFMDVQTAVPLYLLHGVVITGYLSFQLRQHFEWPKIKPLLLGSLPGIVLGIYLLKRFNSSVLQSLMGALIFSYALYSLTCRPQPKKLAPFWAYIAGFFTGAISSAFSAGGPPTVIYVTLSGWNKDVFKVTLSVFFFITGVLTVTGHALSGLTTIPILKLFLGSVIFTVVGVWLGSLCYGKIQRETYIKIMLWMLVGMGVLMMVGRFL